One Gammaproteobacteria bacterium DNA segment encodes these proteins:
- the rplV gene encoding 50S ribosomal protein L22, which yields MEAAAKLKFARLSAQKGRLVADQVRGLQVERALEMLAFSNKKAAAIVRKVLESAIANAEHNEGADVDELKVATICVDEGPTHKRMRARAKGRGTRILKRTSHISVTVSDKA from the coding sequence ATGGAAGCGGCAGCGAAATTGAAATTTGCTCGATTGTCCGCCCAGAAGGGGCGGTTGGTGGCCGACCAGGTGCGGGGTCTGCAGGTCGAGAGGGCCCTGGAGATGCTGGCCTTCAGCAACAAGAAGGCCGCCGCCATAGTGCGCAAGGTGTTGGAATCCGCCATTGCCAACGCCGAGCACAATGAAGGCGCGGACGTGGATGAATTGAAGGTGGCCACCATTTGTGTGGACGAGGGCCCCACGCACAAGCGCATGCGCGCCCGGGCCAAGGGGCGGGGCACTCGGATCTTAAAACGCACCAGTCACATTTCCGTGACGGTGTCCGACAAGGCTTAG
- the rpsC gene encoding 30S ribosomal protein S3 — protein sequence MGQKVSPIGIRLGIVKDWNSRWYADKGEYAEYLNTDLNVRQYLRKRLASASVSRVQIDRTGGKVRIVIHTARPGIVIGKKGEDIEALRVELSRMIKIPVQNLTLGIEEIRKPELDANLVAESVAQQLERRIMFRRAMKRAVGNTMRLGAQGIRINVAGRLNGAEIARSEWYREGRVPLHTLRADIDYGFAEAKTTYGVIGIKVWIFKGEIFDVHPAGAEKGADKSAAAG from the coding sequence ATGGGTCAGAAAGTATCGCCAATAGGTATTCGTCTCGGTATCGTCAAGGATTGGAACTCCCGTTGGTATGCCGACAAGGGGGAGTATGCCGAATACCTCAATACCGATCTGAACGTCCGCCAGTATCTGCGCAAGCGGCTGGCCAGTGCATCGGTCAGTCGGGTGCAGATCGACCGCACCGGCGGCAAGGTGCGGATCGTCATTCACACGGCACGCCCGGGCATCGTCATCGGTAAGAAAGGTGAGGACATCGAGGCCCTGCGGGTGGAACTGAGCCGGATGATCAAGATCCCGGTGCAGAACCTCACCCTCGGCATCGAGGAGATCCGCAAGCCGGAACTGGACGCCAATCTGGTGGCCGAGAGCGTGGCCCAGCAACTGGAGCGCCGCATCATGTTTCGGCGCGCCATGAAGCGGGCGGTGGGCAACACCATGCGGTTGGGTGCCCAGGGGATACGGATCAATGTCGCGGGACGCTTGAACGGCGCGGAGATCGCCCGCTCCGAATGGTACCGGGAAGGTCGTGTGCCCTTGCACACCCTGCGCGCCGATATCGATTACGGCTTCGCCGAGGCCAAGACGACCTACGGCGTCATCGGTATCAAGGTCTGGATCTTCAAAGGGGAGATCTTCGACGTCCATCCGGCCGGCGCAGAGAAGGGCGCCGACAAATCAGCCGCGGCAGGCTAA
- the rplP gene encoding 50S ribosomal protein L16, translating to MLQPKRTKFRKQHKGRNRGLAFRGSQVSFGEFGLKAKGRGRITARQIEAARRAMTRHIKRGGKIWIRVFPDKPITKKPLEVRQGKGKGAVEYWVALVQPGSMLYEMEGVSETVAREAFRLAAAKLPVETTFISRTML from the coding sequence ATGCTGCAACCGAAGAGAACCAAGTTCAGAAAGCAACATAAGGGGCGTAACCGGGGGCTCGCTTTTCGCGGCAGCCAGGTGAGCTTCGGCGAGTTCGGACTGAAGGCAAAGGGACGGGGTCGTATCACGGCGCGTCAGATCGAGGCGGCGCGGCGCGCCATGACCCGTCATATCAAGCGTGGTGGCAAGATCTGGATTCGTGTCTTCCCGGACAAGCCCATCACCAAGAAGCCCCTCGAGGTCAGACAGGGCAAGGGCAAGGGAGCCGTCGAATACTGGGTCGCCCTGGTGCAGCCCGGTAGCATGCTCTATGAGATGGAAGGTGTATCGGAGACCGTGGCGCGTGAGGCCTTCCGTCTTGCGGCGGCCAAGCTGCCCGTGGAAACCACCTTTATAAGCCGGACGATGCTGTGA
- the rpmC gene encoding 50S ribosomal protein L29: MKANALREMTLDQLGDELSARLREQFNLRMQKGAGQLSRPDQVLKTRRDIARIQTIMNEKKRGAGDGK, encoded by the coding sequence ATGAAGGCGAATGCTTTGAGAGAAATGACCCTGGATCAACTCGGCGATGAGCTCAGCGCCCGCCTGCGGGAGCAGTTCAACCTGCGTATGCAGAAAGGCGCCGGCCAGCTGTCCCGCCCCGATCAGGTGTTGAAGACGCGGCGCGACATCGCGCGGATCCAGACCATCATGAACGAAAAGAAGCGTGGAGCGGGTGACGGCAAATGA
- the rpsQ gene encoding 30S ribosomal protein S17, with the protein MSDSDSQVSRTLTGRVISDKMDKTRTVLVERRVKHPMYKKFIRRSTKYHVHDENNDSHTGDTVLIREGRPVSKTKSWRLHGVVERAR; encoded by the coding sequence ATGAGTGATTCCGACAGCCAGGTGAGTCGAACCCTTACGGGTCGTGTCATCAGTGACAAGATGGACAAGACCAGAACGGTGCTCGTGGAACGCCGGGTCAAGCATCCCATGTACAAGAAATTCATTCGCCGTTCCACCAAGTACCACGTGCATGATGAGAACAACGACAGCCATACCGGCGATACGGTGCTCATCCGGGAAGGCCGTCCGGTGTCGAAGACCAAGTCGTGGCGACTGCATGGCGTCGTGGAGCGGGCGAGATAA
- the rplN gene encoding 50S ribosomal protein L14, producing the protein MIQMQTMLAAADNSGARRVQCIKVLGGSHRRYAGIGDVIKVTVKEAIPRGKVKKGEVYNAVVVRTRKGVRRPDGSLIRFDGNAAVLLNNQLQPIGTRIFGPVTRELRGERFMKIISLAPEVL; encoded by the coding sequence ATGATTCAGATGCAGACAATGCTTGCTGCGGCGGACAACAGCGGGGCGCGCCGCGTGCAGTGCATCAAGGTATTGGGGGGCTCGCATCGGCGTTATGCAGGCATCGGCGATGTCATAAAGGTGACCGTCAAGGAAGCCATCCCCCGAGGCAAGGTGAAGAAAGGCGAGGTCTACAACGCCGTGGTGGTACGGACGCGCAAGGGGGTGCGCCGGCCCGATGGCTCGCTGATCCGCTTCGACGGCAACGCCGCCGTGCTGCTTAACAATCAGTTGCAGCCCATCGGCACCCGCATCTTCGGTCCGGTAACGCGCGAATTGCGCGGCGAGCGGTTCATGAAGATCATCTCCCTCGCGCCGGAAGTGCTTTAA
- the rplX gene encoding 50S ribosomal protein L24: protein MRRLRKGDDVVVTTGKDKGKRSTITKVISEERVIVDNVNVVKRHTRANPNQNQPGGIIEKEMPVDASNVMLWNPQTQKGDRVGFRFLEDGRKVRFFKSTNEVIDV from the coding sequence ATGCGCAGGTTAAGAAAGGGTGACGACGTGGTCGTCACGACGGGCAAGGACAAGGGTAAGCGGAGCACCATCACCAAGGTGATTTCCGAGGAGCGGGTGATCGTGGACAACGTCAATGTGGTCAAACGCCACACCCGGGCCAATCCCAACCAGAATCAGCCGGGCGGGATCATCGAGAAGGAGATGCCCGTGGATGCGTCCAATGTGATGCTCTGGAATCCGCAAACCCAGAAGGGTGACCGGGTCGGCTTTCGGTTCCTGGAAGACGGCCGCAAGGTGCGTTTCTTCAAGTCCACCAACGAAGTAATCGAC